One genomic window of uncultured Campylobacter sp. includes the following:
- the purD gene encoding phosphoribosylamine--glycine ligase: MKILIIGSGGREYSIALKLQESRKHELFFAPGNGATSKLGTNLNIKDYNQLAEFAETKQIELTIVGPEAPLSDGVVDIFKARNLNIFGPSKAAARLEGSKAFMKDFLARNAIRTAAYLNTDDYDAAAKFIDSLAAPVVVKADGLCAGKGVIIAQSREEAKAAARDMLSGESFGEAGKRVVVEEFLDGFELSFFAICDGENFVSLPVAQDHKRLKDNDEGPNTGGMGAYAPSPLASPELIKQVEKEVVKPTLKGMKAEGNPFCGVLFAGLMVVKGVPYVLEFNVRFGDPECEVLMPLIDGDLGEILLNAAKGDLKPVKLKDEFAVGVVMASKNYPFSSSPRAKISVKNVPENSHIAFAGVSEQGGEIYADGGRVLVCVGLGKSIKQAQQKAYELCQNVEFDGAQYRKDIAWQMLKGRE; encoded by the coding sequence ATGAAAATTTTGATAATCGGAAGCGGCGGGCGCGAGTACTCCATAGCTCTAAAACTTCAAGAATCCCGCAAACACGAGCTTTTCTTTGCTCCGGGCAACGGAGCCACCTCAAAGCTCGGCACAAATCTAAACATCAAAGATTATAATCAGCTTGCAGAATTTGCCGAGACGAAGCAAATAGAGCTAACCATCGTCGGTCCGGAGGCGCCGCTAAGTGACGGCGTCGTGGATATCTTTAAGGCGCGAAATTTAAACATTTTCGGACCGAGCAAGGCTGCGGCTAGGCTTGAGGGTAGTAAGGCGTTTATGAAGGATTTTTTGGCTAGAAACGCTATTCGAACGGCTGCTTATCTAAATACCGACGATTACGACGCTGCGGCTAAATTTATCGACTCTCTCGCCGCACCGGTCGTCGTTAAGGCCGACGGACTGTGCGCGGGCAAAGGCGTGATAATCGCGCAAAGCCGCGAGGAAGCAAAGGCCGCGGCTCGCGATATGCTAAGCGGAGAGAGCTTCGGCGAGGCGGGCAAACGCGTGGTCGTGGAGGAGTTTTTGGACGGATTCGAGCTTAGCTTTTTTGCGATTTGCGACGGCGAAAATTTCGTTAGCCTGCCCGTAGCGCAAGATCATAAGCGCCTAAAAGATAACGACGAAGGACCAAATACCGGCGGCATGGGCGCCTACGCTCCTAGTCCGCTAGCAAGCCCCGAGCTAATAAAACAGGTCGAAAAAGAGGTCGTAAAACCGACTCTAAAAGGCATGAAAGCCGAGGGAAATCCTTTCTGCGGCGTGCTTTTTGCGGGGCTTATGGTGGTTAAGGGTGTGCCGTACGTGCTCGAGTTTAATGTGCGTTTCGGCGATCCTGAGTGCGAAGTGCTAATGCCGCTGATCGACGGCGATCTGGGCGAAATTTTATTAAATGCGGCAAAAGGCGATCTAAAACCCGTAAAGCTAAAAGACGAATTTGCAGTCGGAGTCGTGATGGCTAGTAAAAATTATCCTTTTTCAAGCTCGCCTAGAGCCAAAATCAGCGTAAAAAACGTGCCTGAAAACTCGCACATAGCATTTGCCGGCGTGAGCGAGCAGGGCGGCGAGATATATGCCGACGGCGGACGAGTGCTAGTGTGCGTGGGGCTTGGCAAAAGCATAAAACAAGCGCAGCAAAAGGCCTACGAGCTTTGCCAAAACGTAGAATTTGACGGCGCGCAGTACCGAAAAGATATCGCCTGGCAAATGCTAAAAGGGCGCGAATGA
- a CDS encoding mobilization protein, which yields MDNNAKSSFNIDFTKAGSFWHNFRRGFLAKDIRAELSHLNEYTCSFEEARRLAKQMKIDADSAYRARTGRRPKYDETKIYWSAEVNAREWHTIEDLKRAAELIEKEMGYRLIYGCLHKDEGHLNDSGEWVMNCHFHLEFISLDENGISQHRKTFSPSLMSKLQTKIAAVLGMERGQSKEITGRKHLTPKQYKQAVKLQEPLKQELKLTNDELKEAKAKIKELEAQLKAANLEARNELKEQGAKREDYATLEQENKRLRDELSELKKTPATVNIDDEMAKIVERIQKIKNSKRVVAEAETEFANLKNGFGILDRDKVYAFVSEAVALGYAAHEQIRSYVPVLNDVERYKTEAAQATNLKDSKIAKAFFGGMASKPSVNVEALQAENLQIRQNFDNLQKQNERLQELLKTAEHSLKAKDAQIAELQKNQEGLKLANDSFFLGQASMLSELARSGRLYIEPKGQHLADSLDDYLKGGYSTDYFEGIKSGLLSYCPSIHTPKNDLEYTAR from the coding sequence CGAATATACGTGCTCTTTCGAGGAAGCTCGCCGCCTCGCCAAACAAATGAAAATTGATGCTGACTCTGCCTATCGCGCACGCACCGGGCGACGTCCGAAATACGACGAAACAAAGATATATTGGTCGGCCGAGGTAAACGCCCGAGAGTGGCATACGATCGAGGACTTGAAACGTGCTGCCGAATTAATCGAAAAAGAAATGGGCTATCGTTTGATCTACGGGTGTTTGCATAAAGACGAAGGGCATTTAAACGACTCGGGCGAGTGGGTTATGAACTGCCATTTTCACCTTGAGTTCATTAGCCTCGACGAGAATGGGATATCGCAGCACCGAAAAACCTTTTCGCCGAGCTTGATGTCGAAGCTCCAAACAAAAATTGCGGCCGTGCTTGGAATGGAGCGCGGGCAATCCAAGGAAATTACTGGGCGGAAACATCTCACACCCAAGCAATACAAACAGGCCGTAAAGCTTCAAGAACCGTTGAAGCAAGAATTGAAACTTACAAACGACGAATTGAAAGAGGCTAAGGCGAAAATCAAAGAGCTAGAGGCGCAGTTGAAAGCCGCAAACCTTGAGGCTAGAAATGAGCTCAAAGAGCAAGGTGCAAAACGTGAGGACTATGCTACTTTGGAGCAAGAAAACAAGCGACTAAGGGACGAACTATCCGAGCTTAAAAAAACTCCCGCTACCGTAAACATCGATGACGAGATGGCTAAGATTGTAGAAAGAATCCAAAAAATCAAAAACTCGAAGCGGGTTGTTGCTGAGGCCGAGACTGAATTTGCTAATTTAAAAAACGGCTTTGGTATCTTGGATCGGGATAAGGTATATGCGTTTGTGTCAGAAGCCGTCGCTTTGGGTTATGCCGCGCATGAGCAGATACGAAGCTATGTGCCCGTCTTAAATGACGTTGAACGTTATAAGACGGAAGCGGCACAAGCGACGAACCTCAAGGATAGCAAGATAGCTAAAGCGTTTTTTGGCGGTATGGCTTCGAAGCCTTCTGTTAATGTCGAGGCTTTGCAAGCCGAAAATTTACAAATACGTCAAAATTTTGATAATTTGCAAAAGCAAAACGAGCGACTACAAGAGCTTTTGAAAACTGCCGAGCATTCTCTTAAAGCAAAAGACGCTCAGATCGCCGAATTACAAAAGAATCAAGAGGGTTTAAAACTTGCTAACGATAGCTTTTTTCTTGGTCAAGCTTCTATGCTCTCTGAGCTTGCGCGTTCTGGACGGCTATATATCGAACCGAAAGGGCAACACCTAGCTGATAGTTTAGATGATTATTTAAAGGGCGGATATTCTACTGACTATTTCGAGGGCATAAAAAGCGGTCTTCTTAGTTATTGCCCTTCTATTCATACTCCAAAAAACGATCTCGAATATACTGCTCGATGA
- a CDS encoding phosphoribosyltransferase family protein, which yields MSGYEDLVFENQLEAAEKLLEILPKKELAAGEYLMICGSIDSVIMVDSVARGLNLSYEILFCERIFAPNNPECEIAMVSEKDDVVLNNELIKSFGISYDFVYGEADRKYDEKILKNVYKFRKGNLIGDLKDRNILLIDEGCETGLTALTCLKTLMRERVKSVTYATPLIATDVAAAIAPLVDEIYAVHKIANFIEVDFYYKNKIEPKPETVLSILEESPFYIPLQKQGDIRACSIQ from the coding sequence ATGAGCGGCTACGAGGATTTGGTCTTTGAAAACCAGCTCGAGGCGGCCGAAAAACTGCTTGAAATTTTGCCCAAAAAAGAGCTAGCCGCGGGCGAATATCTGATGATATGCGGCTCTATAGACTCGGTCATCATGGTCGATAGCGTGGCTCGCGGGCTAAATTTGAGCTATGAGATTTTATTTTGCGAGCGCATTTTTGCGCCCAATAACCCCGAGTGCGAGATCGCTATGGTTAGCGAAAAGGATGACGTCGTGCTAAACAATGAGCTGATTAAGAGCTTTGGCATTAGTTACGACTTCGTATACGGCGAGGCTGACCGCAAATACGACGAAAAAATCCTAAAAAACGTCTATAAATTTAGAAAAGGCAATCTAATCGGCGATCTAAAAGATAGAAATATCTTGCTCATCGACGAGGGCTGCGAGACGGGACTCACGGCGCTAACTTGTCTAAAAACGCTTATGCGCGAGCGGGTAAAATCAGTCACCTACGCTACGCCGCTCATCGCTACCGACGTAGCCGCGGCTATCGCGCCGCTGGTGGATGAAATTTACGCCGTGCATAAGATCGCAAATTTTATCGAAGTGGATTTTTACTACAAAAACAAAATCGAACCAAAACCCGAAACCGTGCTTTCCATATTAGAGGAGAGTCCGTTTTATATACCATTACAAAAACAAGGAGATATTAGGGCATGCAGTATTCAATAG
- a CDS encoding uroporphyrinogen-III synthase yields the protein MIYLVGSNLEFEGVKTLVLNKIKFNKFSANLAEFDSLVLTSKNSVNALKFNQILPASLQIYSIGESTSRAASEFGFTQIYTAKNAHGNDFAAEIAPLLKGKKTLFLRARETASSVGEILRESGVNLTQIIAYENVFKPLNEEQKPPKNSAIIFTAPSAVRNFTRNFGWDESYKAVAIGLTTAKELEKFSAPKVSAEQNINSCVSLAKTLL from the coding sequence ATGATCTATCTGGTCGGGTCAAATTTGGAATTTGAGGGCGTAAAGACGCTGGTTTTAAACAAGATCAAATTTAATAAATTTAGCGCAAATTTGGCTGAATTTGACTCACTAGTTTTGACCTCTAAAAACTCCGTAAACGCACTAAAATTTAATCAAATTTTGCCCGCTAGTTTGCAAATTTACTCCATCGGCGAGAGCACTAGCCGTGCGGCTAGCGAGTTTGGCTTTACTCAAATTTACACTGCAAAAAATGCTCACGGAAACGACTTTGCCGCCGAGATCGCACCGCTTTTAAAGGGCAAAAAAACGCTATTTTTAAGAGCGCGCGAGACGGCTTCGAGCGTGGGCGAAATTTTGCGAGAGAGCGGCGTAAATTTGACGCAGATAATCGCTTACGAAAACGTTTTTAAACCGCTTAACGAGGAGCAAAAACCGCCCAAAAACTCGGCGATTATTTTTACGGCTCCCTCAGCGGTGCGAAATTTTACTCGAAATTTTGGCTGGGATGAGAGCTATAAAGCCGTCGCTATCGGGCTTACGACGGCAAAAGAGCTAGAAAAATTTAGCGCGCCCAAAGTGAGCGCCGAGCAAAATATAAATTCCTGCGTAAGCCTCGCAAAAACGCTACTTTAA
- a CDS encoding universal stress protein, translating to MQYKKIFFPIGAGDDVKERIKGALLVAKYFSGHIEILACQLDPSVVYNMKMTLRGGVLYEEFLKAAKADLGLEHEQNEAIFNKLCAELGVRVSDTPLKGEASANFITKSGKRSLIVEQESKFCDMVVAAVPLDGKITGTFEAAVLKSGKNVIAIPRKLTKFSTENILVSWTGTPESSRAITSSLPLLKEAKRVKCITSKANLGDQSEASLKRLDEYFALHGINADFEVVGTFSVPGEPLLKAATDGNFDLIVAARYAENGFREIFLGGTTKYFLQNTTIPVFM from the coding sequence ATGCAGTATAAAAAAATATTCTTCCCCATAGGTGCCGGCGACGATGTCAAAGAGCGTATAAAAGGGGCTTTGCTAGTGGCTAAATACTTTAGCGGACACATCGAAATTTTAGCCTGCCAGCTCGATCCTAGCGTCGTTTATAATATGAAAATGACACTTCGAGGCGGCGTGCTTTACGAGGAGTTTTTAAAGGCTGCTAAGGCTGATTTGGGGCTTGAACACGAGCAAAACGAGGCTATTTTTAACAAGCTTTGCGCCGAGCTTGGCGTACGCGTCAGCGATACCCCGTTAAAAGGCGAGGCGAGCGCGAATTTTATAACCAAAAGCGGAAAAAGAAGCCTAATCGTCGAGCAAGAGTCTAAATTTTGCGATATGGTCGTAGCAGCCGTACCGCTTGACGGTAAGATTACGGGTACGTTTGAAGCGGCGGTACTAAAAAGCGGTAAAAACGTTATCGCGATCCCTAGAAAACTTACTAAATTTAGCACGGAAAATATCCTGGTAAGCTGGACCGGTACGCCTGAGAGCTCGCGCGCCATCACCAGCTCGCTACCGCTTTTAAAAGAGGCTAAGCGCGTAAAGTGCATCACTTCAAAAGCAAATTTGGGCGATCAAAGCGAGGCTAGCTTAAAGAGGCTGGACGAATACTTCGCGCTGCACGGCATAAATGCGGATTTTGAGGTCGTAGGAACTTTTTCGGTCCCGGGCGAACCGCTTTTAAAAGCCGCGACGGATGGAAATTTCGACCTAATCGTAGCGGCTAGATATGCAGAAAACGGCTTTAGGGAGATTTTCTTAGGCGGCACGACCAAGTACTTCTTACAAAATACCACGATACCGGTATTTATGTAA
- the lptD gene encoding LPS assembly protein LptD, which yields MFTRIFSLLMFGAFSCFAAQNFELLADDVKRDNGVVTADKNVLVYSQDYLMSADRAVYDQQKEILELFGNVNLIRNKDEISRCSYAKIDLNSKDSNYETLFMMNRDMEVWMQSDESNSTSKFYEVNGAVVSSCNVQDPDWKIKFSSGKLNRESKFLHLYNPVFYVGNVPVFYLPYFGFSTDTRRRTGLLPPELGYGKNDGFYYKQPIYIAEYDSWDLQFDPQIRTRRGTGIYGTFRFADSPYSRGSVTLGAFRDTEGYRQRQIEKNSLRLPLKNKTHKGAEVKYERDRLVKHLISEDLQEGLWLDATALNDIDYINLKKRGAGSDDNPLVTSKLNYFLSSDKHYFGAYARYYVNTSKIGSPNENKDTLQEYPSFQYHKFTDSFILPNVLYSVDLSSHNYTRRIGVKATQYEFNLPVSFHLPLADDYLKFSYYHYLYATHVDYAKKMYRPTGDEDRSANYIENYHKFSLYTDLAKAYESFYHSVNLGVDYVVKAYNEGDLPDKYETAEDDGNVYVYDMLGRKYQSFINPQHTRDEISARATQYFFNENGRKFLRHTISQGYYTKENKRSNLKNIIGWYPLANLSFYNRLEYSYDNKYFEKIQSGASYTHDKFGASLWHTMQRKNSQEKQNYLHLNGYVELPHNYRLFGGSQYDLERDYNKQWQLGVSHRRKCWNYTFVYEEELEPTTTTSGTAAKKSRGVYFFINFYPMGGVHYDFSVGQTQGS from the coding sequence ATGTTTACTAGAATTTTTTCGTTACTAATGTTTGGGGCTTTTAGTTGCTTTGCGGCTCAAAATTTCGAGCTTCTGGCCGATGACGTAAAACGCGACAACGGCGTTGTTACGGCGGATAAAAACGTACTTGTTTATTCGCAGGATTATTTGATGAGCGCGGATAGGGCCGTTTACGATCAGCAAAAAGAAATTTTGGAGCTTTTCGGTAACGTAAATTTGATAAGAAATAAAGACGAAATCTCGCGCTGCTCGTATGCAAAGATCGACCTAAATAGCAAAGATAGCAACTACGAGACGCTATTTATGATGAACCGCGATATGGAAGTGTGGATGCAAAGCGACGAGAGCAATAGCACTTCTAAATTTTACGAGGTAAACGGTGCGGTCGTATCAAGCTGTAACGTCCAAGACCCTGATTGGAAGATCAAATTTAGCAGCGGCAAGCTAAACCGCGAGAGTAAATTTTTACACCTTTACAATCCCGTATTTTACGTCGGAAACGTCCCGGTGTTTTATCTGCCGTATTTTGGCTTTTCCACCGATACGCGCAGACGTACCGGACTTTTGCCGCCGGAGCTTGGCTACGGCAAAAACGACGGATTTTACTACAAACAACCGATCTACATCGCCGAATACGACAGCTGGGACTTGCAGTTTGATCCGCAAATTCGAACTAGACGCGGCACGGGTATCTACGGTACGTTTAGATTTGCCGATTCGCCGTATTCCAGAGGCTCGGTGACGCTAGGCGCATTTAGAGATACCGAGGGCTACCGCCAAAGACAGATCGAGAAAAACTCGCTAAGACTCCCGTTAAAAAACAAAACGCATAAAGGCGCTGAGGTCAAATACGAGCGCGACAGGCTCGTTAAGCACCTAATAAGCGAGGATTTACAGGAGGGTTTGTGGCTTGATGCTACGGCGCTAAACGATATCGACTATATAAATTTGAAAAAGCGCGGCGCTGGTAGCGACGACAATCCTCTCGTAACCTCAAAGCTAAACTATTTTCTAAGTAGCGATAAGCACTATTTTGGCGCATACGCGAGATATTACGTAAATACCTCAAAAATCGGTAGCCCAAACGAAAACAAAGATACGCTGCAGGAGTATCCAAGCTTTCAGTATCATAAATTTACCGACAGCTTTATCTTGCCTAACGTGCTTTATTCCGTTGATTTAAGCTCGCATAACTATACGAGAAGAATCGGCGTAAAGGCGACGCAGTACGAGTTTAATCTACCGGTTTCCTTTCACCTACCTTTGGCGGACGATTATCTTAAATTTTCTTACTATCACTATCTATACGCCACTCACGTGGACTATGCAAAAAAAATGTATCGCCCGACCGGAGATGAGGATAGAAGCGCAAATTATATAGAAAACTATCACAAATTCTCGCTTTATACGGATCTGGCTAAAGCTTACGAGAGCTTTTATCATAGCGTGAATTTAGGCGTTGACTACGTCGTAAAAGCCTACAACGAAGGCGACCTGCCCGATAAATACGAAACTGCCGAGGATGACGGTAACGTATACGTCTACGATATGCTCGGACGAAAATACCAAAGCTTTATAAATCCTCAGCATACTAGAGACGAGATTTCAGCCAGAGCGACGCAGTATTTCTTTAACGAAAACGGAAGAAAATTTTTACGCCATACGATTTCGCAGGGTTATTATACGAAAGAGAACAAGCGCTCGAATTTGAAAAATATAATCGGCTGGTATCCGCTAGCGAATTTATCTTTTTACAACAGGCTTGAGTACTCTTACGACAATAAATACTTTGAAAAAATTCAAAGCGGAGCTAGCTATACTCACGATAAATTCGGCGCTAGCCTCTGGCACACGATGCAAAGGAAAAACTCGCAAGAAAAGCAAAACTATCTACACCTAAACGGTTACGTCGAGCTTCCGCACAACTATAGGCTTTTTGGCGGTTCGCAGTACGACCTCGAGCGAGACTACAACAAGCAGTGGCAGCTAGGCGTCTCTCACCGCAGAAAGTGCTGGAATTATACATTTGTCTATGAAGAGGAGCTAGAGCCTACTACGACCACGAGCGGAACGGCTGCAAAGAAATCAAGAGGCGTTTATTTCTTTATAAATTTCTATCCGATGGGTGGCGTGCATTACGACTTTTCGGTAGGTCAGACGCAGGGTAGCTGA
- a CDS encoding polyribonucleotide nucleotidyltransferase, which translates to MQYSIEVNNQVEIYDINKVAKQASGAALLRVKNTVVLATVAREDTQVTEDFLPLTVQYIEKSYAAGKIPGGYVKRETKPGDFETLTSRIIDRSLRPLFPKGYAYPTQIVVMVLSCDPEVDLQVVALNAASVALYLSDIPVNAPVCGVRVGYIDNKFVINPSNSELKASALDLYVAGVKDELLMIEMRSIAAERDEIVPIALDPMMDPNLSGAIAMQDMNEFSEDLIVEAIAQAGKAILRASNAYEEAFSQHKKEDAQLELKPEIENESVAVYLNEFYKNDVKAAINQMAKSERASELTKIAKQILTDEVAQKEGWDEEVVSSVLAKFKKKIVREQIINEGVRADGRGLKEIRPISIETNILPNAHGSCLFTRGQTQALVVATLGTDGDAQMYDMLTEKGAVTDKFMFNYNFPGFSVGEASPLKAPGRRELGHGNLAKRALAPSIDLNSPYTIRLVSEILESNGSSSMASVCGGSLALRAAGVDTPKLVAGVAMGLIFEGDKHAVLTDIMGLEDHDGDMDFKVAGSKDGITALQMDIKLGGISLDVLKEALLQAREGRLHILNLMEKANENISVNEDILPKLELFSVDPGKIVDIIGQAGKTIKEIIDKFDVAIDLDREKGEVKIAGAQKSSVDAAKDYIIQIVSKDGGKGFGSKRGGKDGKPHKTPEFNIGDEFEGEVKSVVEFGAFIGLPGGVDGLLHISKIKTPLKAGDKVKVKISEQKGHKISLSLAQ; encoded by the coding sequence ATGCAGTATTCAATAGAAGTCAATAATCAAGTCGAAATTTACGATATAAACAAGGTCGCCAAGCAAGCTAGCGGCGCGGCGCTTTTGCGCGTAAAAAATACCGTCGTTTTGGCCACCGTCGCTCGCGAGGATACGCAAGTTACCGAGGATTTTTTACCGCTAACGGTGCAATACATCGAAAAAAGCTACGCGGCAGGCAAGATCCCAGGAGGCTACGTAAAAAGAGAAACTAAGCCGGGGGATTTTGAGACACTAACTTCGCGCATCATCGACCGTTCGCTTCGTCCGCTCTTTCCAAAGGGCTACGCGTATCCGACGCAAATCGTCGTGATGGTGTTATCTTGCGATCCTGAGGTCGATCTACAAGTCGTCGCTCTAAATGCGGCCTCAGTCGCGCTTTATCTTAGCGACATCCCCGTAAATGCGCCTGTTTGCGGCGTGCGCGTGGGGTATATAGATAATAAATTCGTGATAAACCCTAGCAACTCCGAGCTAAAAGCTTCCGCGCTTGATCTTTACGTGGCAGGCGTTAAAGACGAGCTTCTGATGATAGAGATGAGAAGTATCGCGGCGGAAAGAGACGAGATAGTCCCTATCGCGCTTGATCCTATGATGGATCCGAATTTAAGCGGCGCTATAGCGATGCAGGATATGAACGAATTTAGCGAAGACCTCATCGTAGAAGCGATCGCGCAAGCAGGTAAAGCCATACTCCGCGCCTCAAACGCTTATGAAGAAGCATTTAGCCAGCATAAAAAAGAAGACGCGCAGCTAGAGCTAAAACCCGAGATCGAAAACGAGAGCGTCGCGGTTTATCTAAACGAATTTTATAAAAACGACGTAAAAGCCGCGATAAATCAGATGGCTAAAAGCGAGCGCGCTAGCGAGCTAACCAAGATCGCTAAGCAAATTTTGACCGACGAAGTAGCCCAAAAAGAGGGCTGGGACGAGGAAGTCGTCTCTAGCGTCCTAGCTAAATTTAAGAAAAAAATCGTCCGCGAGCAGATCATAAACGAGGGCGTTCGCGCCGACGGCAGAGGGCTTAAAGAGATCCGCCCGATCAGCATTGAGACCAATATCTTGCCAAATGCTCACGGTAGCTGCCTCTTTACCCGCGGCCAGACGCAAGCTCTCGTGGTCGCCACTCTAGGCACCGACGGCGACGCGCAGATGTACGATATGCTAACGGAAAAAGGCGCCGTGACGGATAAATTTATGTTTAACTACAACTTCCCAGGCTTTAGCGTCGGCGAAGCTAGCCCGCTAAAGGCTCCGGGCAGACGCGAGCTGGGTCACGGCAATCTCGCTAAACGCGCGCTTGCGCCTAGCATCGATCTAAATTCGCCTTACACGATCAGACTCGTGTCCGAAATTTTAGAAAGTAATGGCTCAAGCTCGATGGCTAGCGTTTGCGGCGGCTCTTTGGCGCTAAGGGCTGCGGGCGTCGATACGCCAAAGCTAGTCGCGGGCGTTGCGATGGGGTTAATTTTCGAAGGCGATAAGCACGCCGTGCTAACCGACATCATGGGACTAGAGGATCACGATGGCGATATGGATTTTAAAGTCGCTGGTAGCAAAGACGGCATAACCGCGCTTCAGATGGATATAAAGCTAGGCGGTATCAGCCTTGACGTGCTAAAAGAGGCGCTTTTGCAGGCGCGCGAGGGCAGGCTGCATATATTAAATTTGATGGAAAAAGCAAACGAAAATATCTCCGTAAACGAAGACATACTGCCTAAACTAGAGCTTTTTAGCGTTGATCCGGGCAAGATCGTCGATATCATCGGACAAGCTGGAAAAACGATAAAAGAGATTATCGATAAATTTGACGTCGCCATCGACCTCGACCGCGAAAAAGGCGAGGTAAAGATCGCCGGCGCGCAAAAATCAAGCGTAGATGCGGCTAAAGATTACATCATACAAATCGTCTCAAAAGACGGCGGCAAGGGCTTTGGCAGCAAAAGAGGCGGCAAAGACGGCAAGCCTCATAAGACGCCTGAATTTAATATCGGAGACGAATTTGAGGGCGAGGTAAAAAGCGTGGTAGAATTTGGCGCCTTTATCGGGCTTCCGGGCGGCGTAGACGGACTTTTACACATCTCAAAGATCAAAACGCCTCTAAAAGCCGGCGATAAGGTCAAAGTAAAAATCAGCGAGCAAAAAGGGCACAAAATTTCCCTTTCTTTGGCGCAATAA
- a CDS encoding RDD family protein, with the protein MSRSVIDRLENENITLASVGKRAVAWGVDKFLLSALFFVIYYDKFDGIDFEQTVVLLANLTLQIVLLDVIYQTFFTWYCGATMGKIAMKIVCVDVNLLDKPSFLNSLVRAFMRIVSENLCFLGFAWAFSNPLFQTWQDKAAKTVVIDVY; encoded by the coding sequence ATGAGCAGGAGCGTCATCGACAGACTCGAAAACGAAAATATCACGCTCGCTAGCGTCGGCAAAAGAGCCGTCGCGTGGGGGGTAGATAAATTTTTACTTTCGGCGTTATTTTTCGTGATTTATTACGATAAATTTGACGGAATAGACTTTGAGCAAACCGTCGTTTTGCTTGCGAATTTAACCCTTCAAATCGTTTTGCTAGACGTGATTTATCAGACTTTTTTTACGTGGTACTGCGGCGCGACGATGGGTAAAATAGCTATGAAAATCGTCTGCGTAGACGTAAATTTGCTCGATAAACCGAGCTTTTTAAACTCCTTAGTCCGCGCCTTTATGCGTATCGTTAGCGAAAACTTGTGCTTTCTTGGTTTTGCATGGGCGTTTTCAAATCCATTATTTCAAACGTGGCAAGATAAGGCCGCGAAAACGGTAGTTATAGATGTTTACTAG